A genomic stretch from Telmatocola sphagniphila includes:
- a CDS encoding SRPBCC family protein, producing MATTMLNVAAKSVAGSDNQISQSLKSLPHLDHNVGETERWLSAAAAGYLLMHGFGKSGPGPFSILAGGFLLYRATTGNCPLSQAMGCASGESCSSQSVIPAGEGSRVDQSIQIRKPVAEVYRYWRKLENLPRFMSHLEQVKETDGLHSHWVAKAPFGMHVEWDAEIISDKPNETISWKSSQESDVDTAGSVRFRSLDNGNATEIQVSMKYNPPAGRLGTALAKWLGEDPSEQVRKDLESLKNLMETNRNN from the coding sequence ATGGCTACCACAATGCTGAATGTCGCCGCCAAGTCGGTTGCCGGTTCGGATAACCAGATATCGCAATCATTAAAAAGCCTCCCTCACCTCGATCATAATGTGGGTGAAACCGAACGTTGGCTCTCGGCCGCCGCGGCCGGATATTTACTCATGCACGGATTCGGGAAAAGCGGGCCGGGTCCGTTTTCGATTCTGGCCGGGGGCTTTTTGCTTTACCGGGCTACGACCGGCAACTGTCCCCTCTCGCAGGCGATGGGTTGCGCGAGTGGCGAATCGTGCAGTTCGCAGTCGGTGATCCCGGCGGGTGAAGGTTCGCGAGTCGATCAATCGATTCAAATTCGCAAACCAGTGGCCGAGGTCTATCGGTACTGGCGCAAGCTTGAAAATCTACCGCGCTTCATGTCGCATTTGGAACAAGTGAAGGAAACCGACGGTTTGCATTCGCACTGGGTGGCCAAGGCTCCGTTTGGGATGCATGTCGAGTGGGATGCGGAAATTATCAGTGACAAGCCGAACGAAACCATCTCCTGGAAATCGTCGCAGGAATCGGATGTGGACACGGCCGGTTCAGTGCGATTCCGATCGCTCGATAACGGCAACGCCACGGAGATTCAGGTGTCGATGAAGTACAATCCGCCGGCGGGACGTTTGGGCACGGCGCTGGCCAAGTGGCTGGGGGAAGACCCCAGTGAGCAGGTTCGCAAAGATTTGGAAAGCTTGAAGAATCTGATGGAGACGAACAGGAATAACTAG
- a CDS encoding VOC family protein yields the protein MEPKDVIDLKAFVPAKDYSLSIRFYTDLGFQLNWGGEGVTEFQIGSCRFLLQNFHVEQHTANFMMHLMVQNADAWWAHITQIELVKKYPGITAKPPALMPWGLRVLYLSDPSGVLWHIAERVQKPE from the coding sequence ATGGAACCGAAAGATGTGATCGACCTGAAGGCATTCGTTCCCGCCAAGGACTATTCGCTTTCCATTCGGTTCTACACCGACCTCGGTTTCCAGCTCAACTGGGGCGGTGAGGGAGTTACCGAATTTCAAATAGGCTCATGTCGATTCTTACTACAGAATTTCCATGTCGAGCAACACACCGCCAACTTCATGATGCACTTGATGGTTCAGAATGCCGATGCCTGGTGGGCGCATATCACCCAAATCGAATTGGTGAAAAAGTATCCCGGCATCACGGCCAAACCGCCTGCTCTGATGCCATGGGGGTTGCGGGTACTCTATCTCTCTGATCCGTCGGGTGTCCTGTGGCACATTGCCGAGCGAGTCCAGAAGCCCGAATAA
- a CDS encoding PQQ-dependent sugar dehydrogenase, translated as MNASLMLVLLFAQQPPSLPKPFATPSVTKHPKVIGWPEGKMPKAPEGFEVSLFADKLDSPRWITVLPNGDILVAEARTPPKKQAPEKVKEGMKQSKAAGESANRITLLRPSPDGKSVQSRHIFMKDLNNPFGMALIKNTLYIGCMDAVVRVAYTEGLTEIREKPMEVHALPTGGYNNHWTRNVVPNVEGTKLFVTVGSGSNVGEHGTQNEILRANILEMNLDGTELRVYAWGLRNPVGLAWEPQTRKLWTVVNERDELGDELVPDYLTQVKAGGFYGWPYSYFGANEDPRRKGERPDLIAKALTPDYSLGSHTASLGLTFCTSDHFPKHYSQGAFIGQHGSWNRSQFVGYRVAFVPFKEGHPSGQAEDFLTGFIANEDEVYGRPVGVTFAKDGALLVADDASNCIWRVAAK; from the coding sequence GTGAACGCTTCGCTAATGCTGGTTCTGCTTTTCGCCCAACAACCGCCGAGCTTGCCCAAGCCATTCGCTACCCCGTCCGTGACGAAACATCCCAAGGTAATTGGCTGGCCGGAAGGGAAGATGCCCAAGGCTCCGGAAGGCTTTGAGGTTTCACTCTTTGCCGACAAACTCGATAGCCCGCGCTGGATCACTGTATTACCCAACGGCGATATTCTGGTGGCCGAGGCCCGGACGCCTCCCAAAAAACAGGCCCCGGAAAAAGTGAAAGAGGGTATGAAACAATCGAAAGCCGCCGGTGAATCCGCCAACCGCATTACCCTGTTACGGCCTTCTCCGGATGGTAAGTCCGTGCAGTCCCGGCATATTTTCATGAAGGATTTGAATAATCCTTTTGGCATGGCCCTGATCAAAAATACTCTCTACATCGGTTGCATGGATGCCGTGGTGAGGGTCGCATACACCGAAGGGCTGACGGAAATTCGCGAAAAGCCGATGGAAGTGCACGCGTTGCCCACGGGCGGTTACAACAACCACTGGACTCGCAATGTAGTTCCCAATGTGGAAGGAACTAAGCTCTTTGTGACTGTGGGATCCGGCAGTAATGTGGGGGAGCACGGCACTCAAAACGAAATATTACGCGCGAACATCCTGGAAATGAATCTGGATGGGACTGAACTGAGGGTTTATGCCTGGGGTTTGCGGAATCCGGTCGGCCTCGCCTGGGAGCCGCAGACGCGAAAGCTTTGGACGGTAGTGAACGAGCGCGACGAGTTGGGCGATGAACTGGTTCCCGATTATCTGACGCAGGTGAAAGCCGGGGGATTCTACGGCTGGCCGTATAGTTACTTCGGCGCCAATGAGGACCCGCGCCGCAAGGGAGAACGTCCCGATCTCATCGCAAAAGCACTTACCCCCGATTATTCGCTCGGTTCGCACACGGCCTCGTTGGGTCTGACTTTTTGCACTTCGGACCATTTCCCGAAACATTACAGCCAGGGAGCGTTCATCGGCCAGCACGGCTCCTGGAATCGTTCGCAATTTGTCGGTTATCGGGTAGCCTTTGTGCCGTTCAAGGAAGGTCATCCGAGTGGCCAGGCAGAAGATTTTCTCACCGGATTTATTGCAAATGAAGACGAGGTTTATGGCCGTCCGGTGGGGGTAACGTTCGCCAAGGATGGAGCGCTGTTGGTCGCAGATGATGCCTCGAACTGTATCTGGCGCGTGGCGGCGAAGTAG
- a CDS encoding YciE/YciF ferroxidase family protein: MALSTLHNLFVDQLKDLYNAENQLLKALPKMAKAAAAQELKDAFEEHLEVTRGHVERLETIFGELEISGKGKKCQAMEGLVAEGSEVLAEKGDPSVKDAALIAAAQRVEHYEMAGYGCVRTFATLLGYEDAANLLQQTLDEEGEADQKLTELAETVINVEAEKAEGEEEEEEEEEEETPQRAAARKKMSSNNGRSNSRK; this comes from the coding sequence ATGGCTCTTTCCACACTTCATAATCTTTTTGTCGATCAGTTGAAGGATCTTTATAACGCGGAAAATCAGTTGCTCAAAGCGCTGCCCAAGATGGCCAAGGCCGCGGCCGCCCAGGAACTAAAGGATGCTTTTGAGGAACACCTCGAAGTCACTCGCGGGCATGTGGAACGTCTGGAAACAATTTTCGGCGAACTCGAAATCTCCGGTAAAGGGAAGAAGTGCCAGGCGATGGAAGGACTGGTAGCCGAAGGAAGCGAAGTGCTGGCGGAAAAAGGGGATCCTTCGGTCAAGGACGCCGCGCTGATTGCCGCCGCGCAACGAGTCGAGCATTACGAAATGGCCGGCTACGGCTGCGTTCGAACCTTCGCTACGTTGCTGGGTTATGAAGATGCCGCGAACCTTTTGCAGCAGACGTTGGATGAAGAGGGGGAGGCCGATCAAAAGTTGACGGAGCTTGCTGAGACGGTCATCAACGTCGAAGCCGAAAAAGCCGAAGGGGAAGAGGAGGAAGAAGAAGAGGAAGAGGAAGAAACCCCGCAGCGCGCGGCCGCCCGCAAGAAAATGAGTTCCAACAACGGCCGTAGTAATTCCCGTAAATAG
- a CDS encoding YihY/virulence factor BrkB family protein encodes MNAKDVPEHRERISEANIVGTGVAIPIEMSLKTLYSIFRESISVWSDAKVPRLGAALSYYSVFSVAPLLLIVIGVASLLFGADAARGAVVGEIRSTVGTPVAQAVEQLLATNEGSRGAGMTIVGIATLLFGAAGVFGQLQDALNTVWGVKPKPGLGIREMIRARFLSLSMVLGSGFLLLVSLIASATLAALGSELNTLLPGGTTFWRYLNVIVSFLLFGVLFAMIYKWLPDVHIGWRDVWIGALLTAGLFSLGKFLIGWYLGRASTTSSFGAAGSLVIILIWVYYASQIVLFGAVFTRVHAAHRGTEVKPTHMAHLAPGSNPVTPNYVDPVPVLGANYQR; translated from the coding sequence GTGAATGCAAAGGATGTGCCAGAGCATCGGGAACGGATATCGGAAGCGAATATCGTCGGCACGGGAGTTGCGATTCCAATTGAAATGAGCCTCAAAACGCTTTATTCGATTTTCCGGGAATCGATCTCGGTCTGGAGCGACGCGAAAGTTCCTCGATTGGGAGCGGCGCTTTCCTACTATTCGGTATTTTCGGTAGCGCCGTTGTTGCTGATCGTTATCGGCGTGGCCAGCTTGCTTTTCGGAGCCGATGCGGCTCGGGGCGCGGTGGTCGGCGAGATAAGGAGCACCGTCGGCACTCCCGTTGCGCAGGCAGTGGAACAACTCCTCGCGACCAACGAGGGGAGCCGAGGGGCCGGCATGACCATTGTCGGCATCGCCACATTACTTTTCGGCGCGGCGGGAGTCTTCGGCCAATTGCAGGATGCGCTCAACACCGTCTGGGGGGTAAAACCCAAACCGGGGCTGGGAATCCGGGAAATGATCCGGGCGCGCTTTCTGTCGCTGAGTATGGTGCTGGGCTCCGGATTTCTCCTCCTGGTTTCGTTGATTGCCAGCGCGACTCTGGCGGCCCTCGGTTCGGAACTCAACACCCTCCTACCCGGCGGGACCACCTTTTGGCGTTACCTGAATGTGATCGTCTCCTTTCTGCTCTTCGGGGTGCTCTTCGCCATGATCTACAAGTGGTTGCCCGATGTGCACATCGGCTGGCGCGATGTCTGGATCGGTGCGCTCCTGACGGCCGGGCTATTCAGCCTCGGTAAATTCCTCATCGGCTGGTATCTGGGCCGGGCCAGTACCACCTCGAGTTTTGGGGCCGCCGGCTCGCTCGTGATCATACTAATCTGGGTTTATTACGCTTCTCAAATCGTGCTGTTCGGCGCGGTCTTCACACGCGTCCATGCGGCCCATCGCGGCACCGAAGTCAAGCCGACGCATATGGCCCATCTCGCGCCCGGCAGCAATCCCGTCACCCCTAACTATGTCGATCCCGTTCCGGTGCTCGGCGCCAACTACCAACGCTAG